Within the Polaribacter pectinis genome, the region TCGCCTGCTGCACTTGTATAACCTCCTTCTGTTCCATCAACAAAATGAATATGTTTTTCATCTCTATCTTCAATATAACAAGACATTATAGATGCATAAGTAGCATGTATTCCGTAAATTATTTCTCTATCTGACTCTAAAGAATCTAAAAGTAATTTTAAGTTGCTAATTTGTTTATCTGTACCAGAAAAAACAGTATTTATAGAACCGTCTAACATAATAGTATCTGATAATTGAGAAACTTTAAAAAGATACTCTTTTCCCTCTTTAAAAAATTTAAAATAGTATTTACCAAAGTTGGTAATTACCCAATTTTTAATCAAATACTGTGCATCAAATTTTCCTAAACGGGCATACATCTCTTTTCTAATTTTAGATAATGATGTATTAAGTTTTAATTTTACAGTTGTTATAGGTGTTCTTAAACTTAATTCTCCAAAAACATAATCTACCTCATCCATTATTTTAGTAAAAATTTCTGCTTGTTTTGCCTCATCTTTACACATTACTAATAAGCAAATAACTTTCCTTTCTGTGTCTCTTGGTTTTATTTCGTCCCATCTACATTCCATTCCGCTTAAATCTACAAAAGGAATTAAATTTTCTTCATCTAAAGAAGGTACAAAATTATTTTTTATAGAATTTTCTGCAAATTTTAAACCATTTCCAATAACAACAGGAGTTACCAAAAATTTATTAAGCTTAAGTTTAGCTATTCTTAAAGTAGAGTTACTTTTATAAACATCACTAACTTTCATTTTACCAACTCTTAAAGTAAAATTAAAGTTCTTTTTTACATGTTTGCTATAATTTTCTAAAGCAGAAAAAACATCGTTAAATAATTCTTCTGGAATGATAAAGGAAGCCCCATCTCCACCAAAAAAATAAGGGATAGAACAATTTTTATCTATTGTTTTTATTTTATTTAAAACAGTAATAATACTTCCTGTGGCAACTAAATTAACATCATGGTGCAATCCTTTTTTTATAGCACTTGTAGAATCTAAAATATCTGTTACTATAACAAACCAATTACTTGGAACAGAATTAAAAAAATTCTCACTCTTTAAAAGTTCTCTTAACGGAATGTCATGAGACTTTAAATCCTTGTAAAAACGCCTATTATCAACCATAAATTTTACTCAAAAAATTAGCCTAAACTATTATATAAATATATAAATTTAATAATATGTAAATATCTACTATATTAGCATAGTAATACCCCTCAGATATGAAAATATTTATAAAATTCGATTTTACAGCAATCTGTAACAAAGTTCTTGAAGAAAAACTGGAAGAACTTGGTGTTAAATACAGAGCTTTAAGTTTTGGTGAAATTGAATTTTTAGAAAAAATTTCTAAAGAAAAATTAAATTCTCTAAATGAAGCTTTAGGTGAATATGGAAGTGAAATTGTAGAAAATCAGAAAAGTATATTAGTTCAAAAAATTAAAGACACCATAGTAGATATGGTTTTTAATGAAGATAATGTTATTAATGTAAAGAGCTCTGTATATCTATCAGAAAAACTAGAGCACAGTTATGGCTATTTGTCTAACTTATTTTCTGAAGTTACCTTTACCTCTATAGAAAACTTTATTATTCTTCAAAAAATAGAATATACAAAACAGTTAATTACTAACAACGAACTCACACTTACAGATATCGCATTTAAATTAAATTATTCTAGCGTTGCTCATTTAAGCACACAATTTAAAAATACAACTGGTATTACACCATCTGCATTTCAAAGAATAATTACAAAGAGAAGAGAGTTAAGCAACAAATTAAATAATTAAATATGCAAGAAGATAGCATTTATATCGTTTTGGCGGATGATGATGAAGATGACAGATTATTTTTTGAAGAAGCTTTCGAAGAATTAAAAATAAACACCAAAGTTGAAACTTATAACGATGGTGTAGAGTTAATGAACTACTTAAATAGTGAAATAAACTCATTACCAAATATTCTTTTTCTAGATTTAAATATGCCAAAAAAATCTGGGATGGAATGTTTATTAGAGATAAAAAATAATGACCGTTTTAAAGATATTGCAATTGCAATTTACTCTACATCTGCTTCTGAAGAAGATATAGAAAACACATTTGTAATGGGTGCCAATATTTATATAAAAAAGCCAGATGATTTCAAAAAATTAAAAAAAGTATTGTCTAATGTGGTAACCATTAATTGGCAATATCATACAAGTGGTTTAAATAAAGATAACTTTTTATTACGTTTATAAAGTGAAACTTACAATTATAAAATCGGAACGTTTTTTAAAAACCATATTTGGTATTAGTCTTTTCTTAATACTTTGTATTGGTGGTTTCGCATACAAGCATATACAAAACCTTGTGGAATCTTTTGATCTGGTAGAACATACTTACGAAGTTAGTGTAGAATTAGAGCAAATACTATCTTATTTAAAAGATACTGAAACTGGCCAAAAAGGTTATCTTATTTCTAAAGACAGTGTTTTTTTAGAGCCTTTTTTTGCAAGTAGAGAAAAAACTAACAATAGTTTTGCAAGACTTAAAGAACTTACAAGAAATGATGATACACAGCAAAAGAGTTTAAAAAATCTTAATGTATTAATTGATGACATTTTAGATATTTACGATAAGACTTTTAAGTATTCTAAAGTAGATAGATTAGATACT harbors:
- a CDS encoding DUF3095 family protein, giving the protein MVDNRRFYKDLKSHDIPLRELLKSENFFNSVPSNWFVIVTDILDSTSAIKKGLHHDVNLVATGSIITVLNKIKTIDKNCSIPYFFGGDGASFIIPEELFNDVFSALENYSKHVKKNFNFTLRVGKMKVSDVYKSNSTLRIAKLKLNKFLVTPVVIGNGLKFAENSIKNNFVPSLDEENLIPFVDLSGMECRWDEIKPRDTERKVICLLVMCKDEAKQAEIFTKIMDEVDYVFGELSLRTPITTVKLKLNTSLSKIRKEMYARLGKFDAQYLIKNWVITNFGKYYFKFFKEGKEYLFKVSQLSDTIMLDGSINTVFSGTDKQISNLKLLLDSLESDREIIYGIHATYASIMSCYIEDRDEKHIHFVDGTEGGYTSAAGELKKKLKAHIAYF
- a CDS encoding helix-turn-helix domain-containing protein, giving the protein MKIFIKFDFTAICNKVLEEKLEELGVKYRALSFGEIEFLEKISKEKLNSLNEALGEYGSEIVENQKSILVQKIKDTIVDMVFNEDNVINVKSSVYLSEKLEHSYGYLSNLFSEVTFTSIENFIILQKIEYTKQLITNNELTLTDIAFKLNYSSVAHLSTQFKNTTGITPSAFQRIITKRRELSNKLNN
- a CDS encoding response regulator, with the protein product MQEDSIYIVLADDDEDDRLFFEEAFEELKINTKVETYNDGVELMNYLNSEINSLPNILFLDLNMPKKSGMECLLEIKNNDRFKDIAIAIYSTSASEEDIENTFVMGANIYIKKPDDFKKLKKVLSNVVTINWQYHTSGLNKDNFLLRL